Genomic window (Fodinibius salicampi):
TGCTTCCCGGGGTATTTTTATTTCTCTGGTGTATGGCATTGTTGATCTGAATAAACAGGAATTCCACTTTGCCAGGGCAGGTCATAATCCTATTTTACGTATGAATACTAAGGAGTCTGTGATAGAAGAGTTACAACCCAGGGGAATTGGTCTCGGGCTATCATTAGGCTCTCCTTTTGACAATCAGATTGAAGAAGTACGCCTGAAGCTTTATGATAATGATGCCTTAGTACTTTATACTGATGGTATTACAGAAGCATTAAATGAAAAAGGAACTTTTTATGGAAGCCATCGATTGCATAATTTGTTGAAAAAGCAATCAGATAAATCTGCCTCAACAATTTTAGATACCGTATCGAACGATATAAAATCTTATATTGGAGAAGCTAAGCAGCATGATGATATGACAATGATTGTTATGAAGCTTAAGAATAAGGAAAGTGGCCTATTGAAGGAATGATACTTGTATGGAGACGATTTGTGATTTTTCTCTTTCTCTGTTTTAGGAGCTTAAGTGTTTTGGGCCAGGATATTGATTGGGTATCACTGCAGGAGGCACAGACTAAAGCTTCTGAAGAAGACAAAAAAGTGCTCATCTTTGCGGAAGCTGAATGATGTGGGTACTGCCAAAAAATGGATGATGAAGTCTTCTCAACACAGGCTGTAACTGTCAGCCTTGGGAAATACTTTAATGGTGTACTTCTCGATATTGAGTCAGTTGCAATCGTTAAGTTTAATGGCGAACGACTTTCCGAAGAATCATTAGCTAAAAAATTTAGAGCATTTCAAACACCTTTGAGGAATATCTAATGGATCACAGTATTGAAATAAAATAGTTATATTTTATAAATACGATACTCCGCTGTTAGTAAGGTTAAACAAAGATATTCGATTTCTGAACGATTAAGAATTATGGTTTTAAGTCAAGCTGTTGAAGATTATTTAAAAGTTATTTACAGAATCGAACTGGAGGGAAATAAGGCAACAACTACCAAAGTTGCCGATGCACTTGAGGTGTCTTCAGCTTCCGCTACCAATATGGTAAAACGTCTATCAAAAATGGGATTGGTGGATTATGAGTCCTATAAAGGGGCATCACTTACCAAGTCTGGTAAGAAAATTGCTCTTGAAATTATACGTCATCACCGATTACTGGAGCTTTATTTGTTGGAAGTAATGGGCTATTCCTGGGATGAGGTGCACGAGGAAGCGGAAAAACTTGAGCATCATATTTCCGAGCAATTTGAAGAAAAGATTGCCCAGTTACTTGATGATCCCACTCACGATCCCCATGGGGATCCCATTCCTACTAAAGACGGTTTAATGCCTGAAATGAAGGCAGATCCCTTGGTAAATGCAGAGACAGATCAGGAGTACATTGTAAATCGTGTGAAGGATCAGAATCCGGATCTGCTCAGATATCTCGAAAAAATAGGATTATTGCCGGGAATTAAGATTAAAATTAAAGAAAAAGGTCCCTTTAAAGGGCCGATTACCATCCTTATTGAAGGGAATGAGAAGGTAATTGGAAACGATGTGGCTCAAAATATTTTAGTTGCGGAGCTTTAATAATATTGAGGGTAATTTGTTTACTTACCTTAGGTGAGTGAGCTGAGGCATAGCATTTAATTTAATAGTAAAAGTACAATCGAATTAATCGGGTTAGAACTCTTTTCTCCGTTTGTTGAAGGCCTCAAAAGAATGCTGCACATACGCATTGGAAGATATATACTTTAATACCGGATGAAGATTGTCAGCTTCAATAAAACCCGGTAACCGGAGAAGATAATCTCCATTTGATGAAAGAAATATAATAGTAGGAACACTTTCAGCTGTTAGTTTTTGGGCTAATCGGAAGGAGGTAAGTTTTTGTCCTTTATATTGGTGCGTGGTTTCATGGTCACCCCGGTTGAGACGGGTTATGATAAAGTGGTCAGATAATTCAGGCGTCAGCCTGGGGTACACTTCCCTCTCCATTTTTTGACACCAACCACACCAGGGTGCCCATACATGGATCAAAATAGGACGGTTGCTTGAATCGGCTATCTCAATCGCTGTCTCAAAAGGCTGCCACTCCACCTCTGCATTACTTTGAGCAGTGGCTGGAAGGTGCCATCCCGCAAGCAGGAGGGCTGCCAGTAAGCATTTGAACCAAAGGTGGGTTTTAGTTGATATCATGACTCTGGTTTATCTCCAAATTGACTATTATTTTTTATTTTATCTGAGATTGAGCCGAGCCCCAAGTGAAAAGGTGCGGCCAACAATGGGACCCCAGGTATAAATGGTATCAAATTCGGAACTAAATGGGGTTGCTGCATCGACCAATGGACTTCCCTGCGTGTAGTTAAATATATTTTCGACTGAGAAATAGGCTTCGATGCCAACTCCGTGCGATCGGTTTACGTTGCTGAATTCTTTTGTCAGTTTAAGATCATGGGTAGAAAAAGTAGGAGACCATCGGTTGCGCCCAAAATTCTCTACATAATTGTCTGGCATTCGCTTGGGACCTACGAGATTGCCAGAGTAGCCGAGAGTCATGTCCCATTTATTCAGCTGGTAAGTCGCCCCAAATGATCCGGTAAAATCCGGGGCATAGGTCAGGGCTTTGCGGATATCACTTTCTTTGGTAAACACGTCCATCAATGTTAGACTTATATCGTAACTGATGGGTAGGTAAGTAAAGTTTTGGTCCAGATTAATAGCAACCCCTTGAGTAACGGAATAGCCGTCCAGGTTTTCATAGACAATTAGGTTAGGGTCCTGATCGTAGTCGGGGATGATTTTGTTGGAAAATCGAGTATAGAATCCGTCTAATCCTATTGTCAATGGATTTGCCCCGAAAGGAATAATATGTTCAATACTAGCAGTAATGCTTTTAGATTTTTCCGGATGTAAATCTTCCCTAAAAACAACTTCTCGCGATCCCGTAAGGGCGGCATGGTCTTCGGTGAATACATTAACAACCCGAAAGCCCGTACCTCCGCTTATTCGTGCGGTTGTATAATTGGTTGGACTGTACTTGACGGAGAGACGAGGAGCTGTTATAAAGCCGTGCTCCGTATGGTGGTCAACACGGAAGCCGCCCAAAAATGTTGCTGCACCGACCGAGAGCTCACCTTGGGCAAAAAGGCCCGGGATAAAGCGACTATTCGTTCCTTCGGAGGTAGCTGGCGTATTATCATTGTAGGTTTGATAACGAAGAGTAGCGCCCGTCAGCAATTGGATTGATTCCGTAATTTTTTGATTCCAGGTAGCCTGCCCATAGAGAATATTTTGCCGGGCTTTATAATGTTCGGTGCCGTAGTAGCTGTCTTGGTCGTGATAGGTAAGCGCTCCGCTAATGCGCAGCTGCTGATCCAATCCCGCAGGATGATAGTCAGTCATTAATTCCGCTCGACGGGTATAGATTGATTCTCCGTAAATCTGATTGGAGCCACGTACTGCATCCGAATAATCTTGCGTGCCGCCTGTACGATTTTCATCATATAATTTGGCAGCAATATTTATTCGTTGTTCCCCATTTTTTCCTTCCAGGGTGCCCTTGCCAAAAATGCCCACCTGGGATCGTTTAGGCATATCATTAAAGCCATCGTCATTGTTATCAAAATAGTGCGCCATGCGGCCAAGATTTCCACTGATAAAACTTTTGAAACGACCAACTTTTGGGGAAGCAGCCAGGTTAATATTTCCCTCCCGTGTGCTTTTTGTATAAATATCAGATGAAAAGGAGGGAGTATTGGCTGGATTTTTGGTAATTATATTAACGACTCCTCCTAAAGCTTGCGTACCGTACAGGGTCGATTGTGGACCTTTAATAACTTCAACCTGGTCAATGATGGATGGACTTATGCCATTTAACCCGTAGACCGAAGCTAAAGCTCCCATAATGGGCATGCCATCGATTAATACCGCTGTATTGGGTCCTTCAACACCGTTGATACGGATGGCATTTGTACCACAAACCCCACAGTTTAGCTGGGTGGAAAGACCGTTAACACTATCGATTAAATCCATAATGTTAGCGCTTGTTTTACCCTGTTCAAGACGTTTGGGAGTGACGACCGCAACTTTTACCGGGGATTCTCTGGTAAAAGTTTTTCGCATAGTCCCGGTGACCACCACTTCACCGAGCTCTTCGGTTGTCGTTTCTAGCGTTATTTCTAACTTTGCTGTTTGGCCGGATTGGATGGATATTTGTTTTTCATATTCAGCATAGCCCACTGCTGAAACAATGAGAGTATATTTTCCGGAAGGAATGTTTTTAATAATGAATTTGCCTTTGTTATCGCTCGAAGTACCTTTTTGGTTTTCCTGGATGGCAATGTTGGCCCCTGCTACAGCTTCTCCTTCACTACTCGTTATTTTTCCTTCGATGATACCTGTATTGGATTGACCCAATGCGGAGCTCAATGAGAAAAGAGTGATAATAAAACATATTATGGCGACACGACTGGGAAAAAACATTTGACCGTTATTTATTTATCCTTAACTAAATTTAATATAAGACTTATATAATATTTAGCCAAGGCTAAATTTAGGGAGTTGCGGGCATATCCTTTAACAGGAAACACTAGAGATTAAATGAAGATAGAGTTGAAGGTTTTATATAATTGGGAAGTCAAATAAAAAAGCCAGGCCCAAGAATACTCAGGCCTGGCTTATTAAGTGCTTGACATAAATAGTCAGGGCAATGTTGTTTCTTTTTCTTTTTTGTTCCTATTAGTACCTGGAAGGGAAGGCTTATAATGCTTTCTATTTTTTAATTCCCGCTTTTTCTGTTCTCGTTTTCGCCAGATGATAAAGCCAGTGATAGATAGGAGCGCCGGGGCTAATCCGAACAGACAGTATAATATTTTGATGATAATGCCTCCCCAGTCTCCAAAATGAAGCGGGTAGGTAAAACTCAGAAGATGTGTAGTAACCGGCTGATTTTGGATAAAGAAAGCATTGCTTTCTGTTCCAGTTTTGGGATCAAATTGTACATAGTTTGAAAATTCATAATGGATGGGTAAGTCTGATTCCATATGTCCATATAGCGTAATCTGGCGATCTGGTTGTGCAGGCATTCGTACGTAAGAAGGATCAAAGCTCGGATAAGATTCTTGGACAGTTTCTATCACTTTGTCCAGAGATGCTTCAATGGCAGGAGGATCAGGAAGGGGAGCGGACCCGTCATCGGATTTGATATGCGTCTGAACAATAATCAACATAATAACTACGCCTGTTATGGCGGTTATCAAGTTGAAGATGAGGGCCCAAACACCGACGGTACGATGCAGCTCTGAGGAGGTAGACTGTAAGTTTCGGAAACGGGGACGTATTTTAAACGTAAGTACTTTTTTTATGGCCTTGCGATAAAACCAAAAACCGGTGATGAGGGAGCATATAAACATCAATCCCGAGATGAGCAGAATAACCTCGCCGATAAAGCCGGAGTGCAGCTGATAGTGGAGCTTAAGCATCCAGTAAGAGAAAGTACTTTCTCTATTAAGATCCCGCAGGATTTCACCCGTCACCGGATGCAGGTACAAATATCGACGGGTATCGGGCCGACGTATCTCGGCTTCAATTGCCCGGTCAGCTTTTTCGGGAATAACGGTCAATCGTACATCCCAGTTGGGATGTTTTTGAATGATCGAAGAGTAGGCGTTGTCGAGAGAAACGGGTAGATCAGAATCCGGCTCGTAGATAACATCGCGCTGGATGAAGTGTTCGATTTCATCGTCAAAAACCAGTATAGAACCGGTTAAGCCCATGATAAGAATGAAGATGCCAGCTATTAGGCCGAGCCACTTATGGATAGAAAGAAGAAATCGTTTGTCCATAGAATAAAACTGTCGAACTTAAAAAAGGTTCGGCAGCTTACCGCAAGTATCTTTAAAGATTTACCGTCAGTGTTGCATTCAGCCTGGCACCCGGACCTTTTGCATAGCCTGTACTAAAGGCAGCACCGGCCCACTGAGAAATAGCGGGATAATAGTCTGTATTCAGCAAATTGTCAACGGCAAGGCTGAAGGATCCGAATGGGAGTTCATAGCTTGAGATCAGATCAAATACCGTATAAGAATTTACTTTATTCTTGTAGGCGGGGAAACTCCCGTTTTCAAGTCGTTCAAATCGATTGCGTTCCGCGGAATGAATCATGCTGATTCGGGTGCTTAGTTTCGAAGTGAATTGATATTCAGTATAAGCAGTAAATTTGGGAGGCGAAATACGACTGTTGACAAGGAACTCATCAACCGGATCGGTGTAACTACCATTATCATTGTTATCGGTGCGACCCTCGGTGAAGGTATAGGAAGCTCCAATTCCCAGCTTGTTAGTGGGACGTGCATGAGCGCTCACTTCAACTCCGTATACGATTTCCGGAGATCGTACGATACCGAGGTTTCCGTTTTCATCTTCTTGATAGGAGGCACCGAGATCGGAGCTGCTCACAAAGCCGGAAATAGAGCCCCGGAAGATATCAAATGAGCTATTTACGCCAAGTTCGTAGTTCTGTATGATTACTGGTTCCGGATCAATTCTTTGAACCGTCGTTGACTCCGTCGCACTTCGCAGGGTACGCCCCAGGTCGGCCACAGAAAATCCCTGAGAAATACTCACAAACGGGTTAAATGTGCTGAATTTTTTAAAGCTGAGCCCAAGGTTATAGGTTAGTGCACTGTAGTCAAGCGAACCGCCCTCTATATCTACGCCACCGCTGTAGCTGCCATCCGGATTCACCATTTCAGCAGTCGTGTAATCCGGAACGTCTATATTTAATGCCTCGAACCGCATGCCACCCTTGAATACCCAATGGTCGTAGAAGGTTGTCTTAAGCTGTGCGTAGGGAGCATAGCTGGCCATAGTCATTTCAGGGGTCACCGTTCGGCCGTCGAGCAGGGCTTGCTGGGTCTTATCACTGAGCAGATCAACACCATAGACAACAGAACCCTGAACTTGATCGGAAAGAGTGAAAGGGGATTTGAAGTTAAAGCGAATCCCATATTTTTCCGACTGTAGATAGCTTTGCCCACCATCCCGGTATCCATCATAATAACCGAACAGGGTTTCATAGTCCTGCAGGTAAGCGGTGGCATCCAGCGAGGTGCTGCCCAATATATCCAGCCAGCGGTAATTCAGTCGCGCATTATGATTCCCGCGGGTGCCCTGTGGTTCTCCACGTACTTCGCCCTTCTCTGCGGTCGCTTTCTGTTCGGGATAAGTGCCGGCAACGGTCACATAATCTGTTTCCTGATCGTTAGAATAAAAGTTATACATGGCTTCTATATGATGTTTAGGGGCAATGTCGTAACCGATCTGACCATGCAGATTATAGACCGAAGCTTCGGACAATCCCCCTTGTCCCTGTGGATTAGTGGGAATGATATCGCCCTGGGCATCTTTAAATAATCCTTTTTGTTCGAGTGAACCACTCAGGTTGTAGCTTATACCGTTACTGTATCCGCTAAAATATTGAGAGAACCGGTAGCCAAGACTGTTATCAGGAGAAGCCAATGATACATTGGAGCCGATTTTAGAGGTCGAGCTAAATCCCTCTGTCCGGGGAAGTTCGGTGATATAGTTAATTAGTCCCCCTGTAGCACCATTTCCATAAATGGCCGTCGCTCCCTTAATGATTTCAATACGGTTAATCGCCCCGGCATCGATCGTTTGCAGGTCGCGACTCACCGCACGCAGCGGGGTGGACTGTGGGATCCCGTCAATCAGCACAAGATAATCACGGCCTCGGAGATTTTGTCCCCAGTTACTGGACGATTCTGTACTTTGTGAGAAGCCTGGAACCTCCCTGGCTAACATGTCATTGAGATCAGAATTGATCGTCATTCCTTTATCGATTTGCCGAGAGTTGATTATACTTATAGAAGCCGGAACTTCATCAATCGTTTCAGCACTACGGATTGCAGAAACGATAACCTCATTCATACCAAGGATATCCTTTTCGAGCTTAATAGCAATATTTCTGGTGACACCTTCCTGAATGGTTATCTTGCGCTCTACTTTTTGATAACCGATTCCCGATACCTGGATGGTATGCGTTCCAGCGGGGATGCGCTCAATCGTAAAAAATCCGTCAGCATTGGTTGCCCCGCCAAGGGTAGTGCCTTCAATACCGATATTAATACCAGGCAGTGTTGCCCCGCTTTCGGATTCCGTAACGGTACCCTCAAGTTGGCCGTGCTGGGCAAGGACAACCGTTGACAGACTCAAAAAGATTCCGGCTGCAAAAAGTAACTTATGGGTAATACTTGTGATGATGTTCATAATCTGATAGATATTTAAGAGTCTAAGTTTATTAGATCTTTTAATTCAGTATAAATGCCAGATTTCCCATCTATTTAAATCAATTATAAATAGGGGGGGCAATATTATGTAGATTTGATCTAAATAACAATCCTGAATCTAAAGTTTCTCTTTGTTTTGAGATTGCTGAGCAAAGGTTTTTTCTACCGACTGCCGGAGGAAATCAGTAATTAGTGAATCGGGCAGCAGGGTTTTGCCGCTCCATTTGAAATCGAGGTCCTCAAGCCGATCGGCTACCGCCTGTTCACGTCCCCCGGAAGAGAGAAATAGCGGTACGACAATGACATCGCCAAACTGACCGGCCTGTCGAACGAGGGCCCGCAGGTTTGCTTTGGCTTGGTTGAAAATTTCATCAGAAGCATCATCACGTACCGTAGTAGCAAAAATCTGTTTGTAAGGGGACCCTTGCTCTTTTTGGAGGGATTGAATTTTGTGAGACAGGCTCTCCATTGTTTCTATCCATTTTTTGTTGTCGCCCTCGGCATTAGGTCCGTGAGCGACCAGCAGCACTGTTTCATTGGCGGGATTGGAGCTGAGTTCTTGAATTCGCTTATTAAGTATTTCGGCTACTACAGGATGATCATCCAACGGCGGAGCTAGCGTAATTTCTGTTCCAATGGGAATTGGCTGCAGGTTTTCCGGCATATAGAATCCATGGTCGCCGGAGGAATGCTCAGCTGAATCCTGTTTGATGCCATGCATCTCTTTATATTCATCGATGTGATGCATCAGCGGCATCGGTCGTTCGGGCAGGGAGTCGTGCTTGCCCAGCAGATACCGGTTCTGGCGGATAATCGGGCTGTAGCTGGAGATAAAGAGCTGCACTACAGCAATTCTGGAAACATTCTGTTCCTCCAGCTTTTTGATGCCGTTATGCATCGTCACGTAGTTGGCCATCCCGAAGGCCACTTCTACTTTGTGTTCTTTTTTAAGCGGTTCTGTGGCTTCTATAACGGTTTTATTCCATTCTTCGCTGCCTCCGTGGGCCAGGACAAGAACGCCCGTATCCTGGGAAGACACGGCAGAAACATGGAAAAAGAGTAACAGTGCAAGGAAGAAGAAATATCGGTTGTAGTTAGTCATGGTTATACGTTTTAAGGATTGTACTTAGTTTTTTATTAGGCCGTCCCTTTGCCGGCAGGGAGAGCAAGGGTAGAAACCCTCCCTGCGGCAAAAAAGACGGACAATAGGACAGGAAGGCCCTATTGCAGCTCTCTTGATCCATGTAACTGGATAGCGTATTCGAAGGTGTAATGTCCGGATGGATAATTATCGGGATTGTTGTTGAATTCATCGCCTGAGAGATCGGGATTGCCTTTGTAATAACTCAGGATGTTTATTTTGGCATACTGTGTGCCGCCAGCTGTTCGAATCACGATAGTTTTTCCTTCAATGGGGGTAACGATATGCGTGGAAGGATTGTAATGATACCATCCGTTGTCAGAGCCTGTAGGAATAGCAAGGTTTGTGGAAGAAGTATCAATCACATATCCTTCGGATGGCGCCATAGCTGTAGCCTCAAATGATTGATCTAAAACAATGGCCCCTCCGTCACCGGGCCCGCTACTTCCGCTATTCGTATAAATGGTTGTTCTGGAAAAAGCGATATCCCACTCCGTGGAAGCAGAATCCTGGACTAAGGTGTTCTCACGAAGGCTGTAGTAGGCAATTTGAGGATTGCCGCGTTCACCTGTTGAGATATCGGTTACAGTATGCGTTTCAAGCTGAGATTCTTCGCCGTTGGATCCGGTGGTATCGTTGCTGCAGGCGGTGAATACAAAAGCAAGAGTCGCAGCTATGAGCGTAAGTGAGTATAGTTTTTTTGTCGTTGGTAGCATGATGTTTTTGATCTGATTGATTTTAGGTTAATAGAGTTGTAGTGAAAGTTGGCCATAGAAAAGTCTTCCGGGTAAATGGGAGAGATCAGCGGGACGCATAAAATCAAAAATATTGTCAATGCCGAGACGTAGCGTGTACCGATCGTTTACGGTTTTGGCAATTGATGCATCCCATACCATATATCCATCTTCATATTCGTCGGGATCTACATAACTATTTCCGTTTGCATCGATGCGACCGTATTTCCCGTGCCAGTTGCCCCGGATGTTGGCATCGATATTCAAGGCCTCCCAGAAATAATACATTTTGATATTTGCGGAATGTTTTGATCGGTTAAACATCGGCTCGTAGGAGCTGAATTCTTTTTCAATGACTTCTCCATCCTCATCCTGTACGGTTTGGGTCTCTTCAACTTTGCGGCGCGCATCCAGCAGCTGGTAGCTTGCAGATATCTCAAACTGGTCAGACAGCTCCCAGCGGAGCTGCGTTTCTACACCCTGGGTATATATTTCTTCGAGGTTGAAATAGGTGTATACTGACTGTCCATTATTTTTGGTGGCCACCGGAGCTGATTCGATAAGGTTACTGACATCGTTATAAAAAAGATTGACCCGCAGTTCCATATTGTTTGTGGAGAAGAGATCAAAACCGGTATTGTAAGCCCACGACTGCTCGGCCTGGATTTTGCTAAGCTGGTCGAGTGGAATTAAAATTTGTTCAATTTGTCCCTGATTCTGCAGTTCTTCAATTCGCCCTTTTGCATTACTGGATCCGACCACGGTATATCCGACAGTGGGATTGGTAAAGTTCAGAAACAGTTGCCGAAAATCGGGTGCTTTAAAGCCACTGCCCAACGATGCACGAAGGTGTATCCAACTGAACAGTTTGTGGCGAGCCGAAAGCTTGGGACTCAGCTGCGAGGCATATTCACTGTGACTGTCATAACGGAGTCCGCCAATAAAATCCAATTTTCCTGAGGGTGTCCACTCGTGCTGAGCAAATAGAAAATAGCTGTCGAAAGTCGGATCATCGGAATAACGTTGGGCTTTCAGTTGCTCATGCTTAAATCCACTGCCTATGGTAGAAATATGCTCGGTATTCCATCGCTTGGTAAGCTGGAGTTCCGATTTGTTGTAGCTCTGATCGAATGTGGAATGCTCATAAAGACTGTCTCCCTGCTGGTAGTGATAGCGCTTGTTGGTGCGGTAGCGTGTGTAGTAGTGGGATAGTTCCGCACTGAGTCCGGCTCCCAATTCGACATGTAGCGATGGCGCCAAGCTATAATCTTCCTGGAGGGCCTCGCCGTTGAGAAGTGTAGGGTTTTCAGAGGATCCCAGGTAATCGGTACTGGACTGATTTTCACGATAATACCTTCCCCTGTACTCAACTTTTATTGCGTCCGAAAGAGGAACAGTCGTTTGATAGGAAGCCGTGTAGTTATAGTACTCCGGGACGGTCTGGGAAATGGCATCCGGACGGAGGCGGTATCCTTTCGAGCTGTTACGATTCAGGAACAGATTATTTTTCCAGCCGTTTTTTTTAGCGGAAAGGTCAATACCAATATCTCCGGTCTGATTACTGCCGTACCGCGAATTGACGTCCAGTTCGAAGGGGCGACTTCCTTTTTCGGTTATGACATTTATGACCCCGGCCAGAGCATCGCTCCCCCACAGGGCCGAAGAGGGACCCTTGATCATCTCTACCTGCTGTACATTACCTACCGAGATCCGATCCAGGTTGAGCGTGCCAGCCGTTCGGCCGATGAGCGGCTGACCATCAATCATTATTTTGGTGTAATCGGAGGCAAATCCCTGCACTTGGATGCCGGTTCCGTGGTCGGAGGTAAGCGTTAGCCCCGTCTGTTCGGCCAGGATTTCGCTGAGCCGGGTGCTTCCGGACGTTTGAATCTCTTGGTCGGAAATGACGGTTACCGGCTCTGGGACATCCTCGATATCCCGGCGGCTTCGGGTGGCTGTCACTACAACGGAGGGCGATCTATACCGCTTTTGCCTGAGTTTAAAAGTGAGCGTATCTCTTGATGAATGGTCAATTTCAATAGTTTGGTGTAGGGTCCGGTAGCCGATATGGCTGATTTCCAAGTTGTATGTCCCAGCCGGAAGTTGCTGAGTAAAAGCAAACTCACCATTGCTATTTGTAACCGTATGCACTGAGTGATCCTGAATGGTCAGGTGAGCCTGTGCCAGCGGTTCTCCTTGTTGAGTGAGTACTTTGCCCCGTACGGTAGTACTGTTTTGAGCTTTGGCTGGAGTTACTATGATTAGTCCCAAGTATAAGAGACAAAGGGATTGGACAATTTTCATTCTTGTTTTAAAACTTGACTTTTATTTAAACCATCTTTAAATAAGCATCAGAATATAATTTAGATTAATTCTAAATAAAAAGAATGTGATCAATCAAATATCAGATTCTGATTTCAATCAAATAGATAAAAGGATTGGTCTTGACTAGAACGAGAATTCTAAAAGTTATATAACTCCTTGATGCGCAATGGATAACAAATATGTTAATCGTTCAAAAATATCAGAGGCTAAATTTCGGGAGCTAGTTAAGCTATTTTCCTTGGATTTAACAGCTACTCAGATAGCTAAGTTATCGGGACTTAATCGAAATACGGTCAATCGGTATATCAAGGGGATAAGGAAACGTCTGGCTGAATACTGTGAAATAACTGGACCGATTTCAGATCGTGTGAAGTCTCTGAGGCAATGGCCAGATGGAGAGTTAAGATATCTTGGAATTATTGAGAAAGAGGGGATAGTTTGTGTCCGGCTTATGGATGCAAATACCAAAATTGGGGATAAAAATGATGTTAGAGATCTCAAATCAAAAGAAATGGATGTGATCATCGATCTAAAAAAAGATCAGAAAATATGGATCGAAGACCGGACCCGGTTACAGAAAAATAATCGTTCTAAAATAAATCGTATCGATGGTTTTTGGGGATATGCAAAATCCCGATTGGAAAAATTTAAGGGCATCCATTCTCATACTTACTTTTTACATCTTAAGGAATCAGAATTTCGATACAATAATAATCAGGACGAGCTGTATCATCTGATCCTGAAGATTATTCGGAAACATCCGCTATTTTAGTCAAGGCCCAAGTCTAATAACAAGGGCAAAAAAATGATTTTCATGACTATCAGAGTCACATATTCGCGAAAAATAAATTGAATTATTGTTTTTTAGATCTATCGTTGAGCTTTCAACTGTGCACATAGGAATCCAGCCCCAAGTTATCTGAAGTAAAAAAACAATTTATTGCCCTTTTGGGCTCCCCTATGATAATGGGTCCAGAGTAGGAACTAATCTTTATTACTATTCCCGACCTTTTAACTCAGAATTAGTTCATTCAGGAGTTATTTTACTAAGTCCATATTAGTGCTATTTTAAGTGACCATTAACCAATTGATTATCTAAGATCTATTGC
Coding sequences:
- a CDS encoding sirohydrochlorin chelatase; translation: MTNYNRYFFFLALLLFFHVSAVSSQDTGVLVLAHGGSEEWNKTVIEATEPLKKEHKVEVAFGMANYVTMHNGIKKLEEQNVSRIAVVQLFISSYSPIIRQNRYLLGKHDSLPERPMPLMHHIDEYKEMHGIKQDSAEHSSGDHGFYMPENLQPIPIGTEITLAPPLDDHPVVAEILNKRIQELSSNPANETVLLVAHGPNAEGDNKKWIETMESLSHKIQSLQKEQGSPYKQIFATTVRDDASDEIFNQAKANLRALVRQAGQFGDVIVVPLFLSSGGREQAVADRLEDLDFKWSGKTLLPDSLITDFLRQSVEKTFAQQSQNKEKL
- a CDS encoding HmuY family protein, coding for MLPTTKKLYSLTLIAATLAFVFTACSNDTTGSNGEESQLETHTVTDISTGERGNPQIAYYSLRENTLVQDSASTEWDIAFSRTTIYTNSGSSGPGDGGAIVLDQSFEATAMAPSEGYVIDTSSTNLAIPTGSDNGWYHYNPSTHIVTPIEGKTIVIRTAGGTQYAKINILSYYKGNPDLSGDEFNNNPDNYPSGHYTFEYAIQLHGSRELQ
- a CDS encoding TonB-dependent receptor — translated: MKIVQSLCLLYLGLIIVTPAKAQNSTTVRGKVLTQQGEPLAQAHLTIQDHSVHTVTNSNGEFAFTQQLPAGTYNLEISHIGYRTLHQTIEIDHSSRDTLTFKLRQKRYRSPSVVVTATRSRRDIEDVPEPVTVISDQEIQTSGSTRLSEILAEQTGLTLTSDHGTGIQVQGFASDYTKIMIDGQPLIGRTAGTLNLDRISVGNVQQVEMIKGPSSALWGSDALAGVINVITEKGSRPFELDVNSRYGSNQTGDIGIDLSAKKNGWKNNLFLNRNSSKGYRLRPDAISQTVPEYYNYTASYQTTVPLSDAIKVEYRGRYYRENQSSTDYLGSSENPTLLNGEALQEDYSLAPSLHVELGAGLSAELSHYYTRYRTNKRYHYQQGDSLYEHSTFDQSYNKSELQLTKRWNTEHISTIGSGFKHEQLKAQRYSDDPTFDSYFLFAQHEWTPSGKLDFIGGLRYDSHSEYASQLSPKLSARHKLFSWIHLRASLGSGFKAPDFRQLFLNFTNPTVGYTVVGSSNAKGRIEELQNQGQIEQILIPLDQLSKIQAEQSWAYNTGFDLFSTNNMELRVNLFYNDVSNLIESAPVATKNNGQSVYTYFNLEEIYTQGVETQLRWELSDQFEISASYQLLDARRKVEETQTVQDEDGEVIEKEFSSYEPMFNRSKHSANIKMYYFWEALNIDANIRGNWHGKYGRIDANGNSYVDPDEYEDGYMVWDASIAKTVNDRYTLRLGIDNIFDFMRPADLSHLPGRLFYGQLSLQLY
- a CDS encoding IS1595 family transposase, with the protein product MDNKYVNRSKISEAKFRELVKLFSLDLTATQIAKLSGLNRNTVNRYIKGIRKRLAEYCEITGPISDRVKSLRQWPDGELRYLGIIEKEGIVCVRLMDANTKIGDKNDVRDLKSKEMDVIIDLKKDQKIWIEDRTRLQKNNRSKINRIDGFWGYAKSRLEKFKGIHSHTYFLHLKESEFRYNNNQDELYHLILKIIRKHPLF